The following coding sequences are from one Lolium rigidum isolate FL_2022 chromosome 6, APGP_CSIRO_Lrig_0.1, whole genome shotgun sequence window:
- the LOC124668022 gene encoding WRKY transcription factor 71-like: MSSGGGGGGDQDRHGGLYHQHAHGHLARAEDAATGYQFSSNDIESFFSQQPMCIGGGGSSADEIVPYPSITGYLQGFLDPAGQAWHLDVPTQDVPTKHELSVDVRSYDLDSQGTGSAAGEGAALLTPKSSVSFSSSGGEVEGKSHRCKGPAKEADEEDGKDQQDDEENPKKANNKVTKKKAEKRQRLPRVSFLTKSEVDHLEDGYRWRKYGQKAVKNSAYPRSYYRCTTPKCGVKKRVERSYQDPSTVITTYEGQHTHHSPASLRGSAAHLFMPPGLHGLPPPHLMPPGAFHPDLMSMMHMQYPSPDMYLPPPMATPNAALQQQHFTDYALLQDLFPSTMPNNP; the protein is encoded by the exons ATGTCTtctggtggtggcggaggaggggATCAAGACCGTCATGGTGGCCTCTACCACCAGCACGCCCACGGCCACCTCGCTCGCGCTGAGGATGCCGCCACTGGCTACCAGTTCAGCAGCAACGACATCGAGAGCTTCTTCAGCCAGCAGCCTATGTGCATCGGTGGCGGTGGGAGCTCCGCCGACGAGATCGTGCCGTACCCGAGCATCACGGGCTACCTGCAGGGTTTCTTGGACCCCGCCGGGCAAGCTTGGCACCTCGACGTGCCGACTCAGGACGTGCCGACCAAGCACGAGCTGTCGGTCGACGTGAGGAGCTACGACCTAGACAGCCAGGGTACCGGCAGTGCTGCAGGAGAAGGCGCGGCGCTGCTCACGCCCAAATCATCGGTGTCTTTCTCGTCTAGCGGCGGGGAGGTGGAGGGAAAGTCTCACCGGTGCAAGGgcccggcgaaggaggcggacGAGGAGGATGGAAAAGATCAGCAGGATGATGAGGAAAATCCCAAGAAAGC GAATAACAAAGTGACCAAGAAGAAAGCCGAGAAGAGGCAGCGGCTACCACGCGTGTCCTTCCTCACCAAGAGCGAGGTGGATCACCTCGAGGACGGCTACCGCTGGCGCAAGTATGGCCAGAAGGCCGTCAAGAACAGCGCATACCCAAG GAGCTACTACCGGTGCACGACACCCAAGTGCGGGGTGAAGAAGCGGGTGGAGCGGTCGTACCAGGATCCGTCGACGGTGATCACAACGTACGAGGGGCAGCACACGCACCACAGCCCCGCCAGTCTCCGGGGAAGCGCCGCGCACCTTTTCATGCCGCCTGGCCTTCACGGGCTGCCGCCGCCACACCTCATGCCGCCCGGAGCATTCCATCCGGACCTGATGAGCATGATGCACATGCAGTACCCAAGTCCTGACATGTACTTGCCTCCACCAATGGCAACTCCTAATGCTGCTCTTCAGCAGCAGCACTTTACTGACTACGCGCTATTGCAAGACCTCTTCCCTTCAACAATGCCCAACAACCCATGA